Below is a window of Cheilinus undulatus linkage group 8, ASM1832078v1, whole genome shotgun sequence DNA.
CCGCAGCATTGTTGTCTGGCTTTAAGTTTTTGGGGTTTCCCTCAAAGTGGACCGGCAAGCACTGATTGCTGAGCACCTCACAGGCCAAGATCAGATGCTTGGTCTCCTCTCGGACGCTCCTGATCCCACATGTGCCTGGCTCACTTCTCACcgtgaaaaaagtgaaaggcTGACTGCTGATGCACAAGTTCTCCTTGAACTTTTTCCCCCCTTTACTGGTGCAGACATCCTTAACTCTGTCCAGGTCCTTTGGGTGGAGGAAGGACTGGGTGGGTCTGTCACAGCCCCCGTTGTTCCTGATGTACTTCTCCCACTCATTCTGGTCCAGTGATGTGGGGGTGCCTGCACGAATGTGCCGTTTAAGGAAAGTCTGGTAGCCATTGTTCCACTTGGAGAGCTGGCAGGGAGCGTCGTTTTTGGCAGCCGTTTGATGAGCCAGCAGGACAAACATGGACAAGGAGAGGAAAATCCTGAGAGCAGCCATCACCCAGAAATCCCTGAGTGAAAGAAAGTCATAGCAGAATGAAGAAACACTTTACAgcctttcttctgtttttaaagtaagaATAAAGATGACACGTAATAATGTAAACAGCCTCTATTCAGCAGTCTGACTAACCCACAGCTGTGtctctgtgaagttttttttaacaacatgaaagcaGCAGAGGAAGTAGAGAACAGCTGCTCCATGAGATAACTTCCCTACCTTGATTAAGCAGCAGAGAAGATCTCAGCTAGAGACTATCGAAAAGCTCCAGCTGTGAggtcttttcttctcttcttcagTTATGCTTCCACATTTCACTTCCTGTGAGTGTGAGCGGGAGTGGCCTAAACTGCATGTGCATTACTTAAATCTGTCCACACGGCTGTGCTTCAGCGCAGCAGTCATGGAGAGAAGTGATCCACTTACAGctaaaaat
It encodes the following:
- the LOC121513446 gene encoding uncharacterized protein LOC121513446, which translates into the protein MAALRIFLSLSMFVLLAHQTAAKNDAPCQLSKWNNGYQTFLKRHIRAGTPTSLDQNEWEKYIRNNGGCDRPTQSFLHPKDLDRVKDVCTSKGGKKFKENLCISSQPFTFFTVRSEPGTCGIRSVREETKHLILACEVLSNQCLPVHFEGNPKNLKPDNNAAGCQDTDSKDEAPSFRKTWLWLLFALLFIVLYMRN